In the Oxyura jamaicensis isolate SHBP4307 breed ruddy duck chromosome 19, BPBGC_Ojam_1.0, whole genome shotgun sequence genome, CTCCAGTCTTTGGCTTGAGGAAGCGTTAAATATTCGTTAATCATACTTTTGTAGTATGTTAAAGTAAAGTAACCAGGGAACATGCAATTACACAAAGTAACATAcgaaaaaaacagaaaactgaaaagtaatCTTGGAGCATACTCCAGCATTAATGATTCGAAAGACCTAAAAATCAAGCAGTGAAGTTGAACTTGACCCCAGCTGGGAACGGGATATTTATAATACAGCCCATGTGTCTACCCATGCTTAAGAGTGCGTACAAAGAAGCATTCTGTTTTGACGCAGTGACCacagattttgtctttttgatAGTAAGTGCCCTCTATTTGCTAGGGGAATACAGGCACTGAGAGGACCTCTGTGGGCCAAAGCCCACTGACGTACATGTTGACGATCAGAGTGTCTGTAAGATTGCCCAGGGACCAGGCTGCTTTGGCACGGACATTCGGAGACTTGTCATGGAGGGAATTCAGAATAGCATTTGCTGTGTCTGCCACAAACATCACatcctgtaaaagaaaaaagtgattagaaagttttaaaaaatctgcatgATTTCCTTAGTAACACACACATCTGGCCCTTCTAGGGAAAATGAGATCTGCACAGACTGCCTCTGTTAACATATTCTTTCTTAGGCAACAACTTTTAATGTGTTTACAGTGCTTTCTGTACAGGTTTGTTTGATCTTTAATTAACAGTCTAAACCACCATGGGGACCAAGATCACCACTCTCCTAGGTAGCTTTTGCTGAAAGCTTTCACTGTATAATTTAATTCCATTGGTGCTTTAGTTACTTTGGATTTTAACTTAATTACCTGGACTGTCAATTTTATACTCATCAAATCCCAATGTTAAGAAAGTAATTGCTTCACCAACCTCCTTGTTGAGCTGcttgtttaattttctcttctatggtacattacatttcattttcattcctttgctCACGATAAAggatttttcttgcaaaatatttgaactAAAATTGCAGCATCAGCTACTGCATAATTTGTTTGTTAAAATCACTCACTTAAGGCTACATTGCAAAAAAAGGCTAGTAACCCAGCCAAGCTAAGATCAAATTGTTGTGGAAGCTAATCAGCATTTTTCTCTAAATGAGCTTTACTTGTCAGTTTTAAGCAAAACTGAAGCCCCTTCCTGTTAAATACTTTAGTTAAACTCTAGGGTGGTACACAGCTGCTCCCTTCTTCATTTCTTGCAGCTCCTTCATGCCAACCTAGCTTTTCCCAGTTTGGTCCCTGAGACCTTGGGGCAGATCCTGACCTACCTCCTTTTGTGTTCCCTTATGAGGCACCCTGGGTCCTCCTTCATCTCACATAGGACTGCACTGAGTTTGTTTACCACACAAAGCAAGAGCCAAAACggagacagcagagaaaaagtaTACATGCCAAAAACCAAAAGCAACCAATTGCAAATGAATTCAGGTCCCTTATCACATGGTTTATCAAATCCATtctaaaacagttaaaaataagaaaaataaaaaagttctgACCTGACGAAGGCAAGAGAAGAGGATGTAAACTCCAAGGGCACgcgcagcagcagcttttaccAGGGGAGTCTCACTGTGGTTCAGGCCAAGCAGCAGAGTGATGCACAGGATCTGGTGGTCATTCTGAAATGATAAGCAGTCGTGGCAAcgcagagaaactgaaaaaaatactctcaAAGACAGACAACTGACAAATACTCTGAAAGACCGTAATACATGGAATCCATAGAAGCTACCATTCAGAGTGCACTCTTTCCTTCAAGGTAAATTGACAGGCATTTCTGGATGCCACACAGAAAACCACACTTCCTGAAAAAAGTTGTCTTGTTGCTATTAGATAATACCATGAAGGAATCAAAATACTATCTGTCATCCAAATGCAGAAGGTAAATGGCCCACCACAGGTAAAACAACCTGGATCAGTTGCTGTCTCCTGTCACTTCGCAAACAAGGACAACAAGGTAGATTAAGTTCATCCTGGACAGATTGCCAGTTTACCAAACCATGACAAAGATCTTTGTTTCATCAGAGCAAAGGGTCAGAGTGGGCACTGACTTGACCCCACGTGACCACAGGGACAAGAGAGTGTACAAGATCAAAGTACAGAGTGATGAAGTACATGCTGTACTTGGAGAAACCAGACGGAGAATACCAGAGATACTGCTGTACTAGCAATTCTTGGGCAAATGAGATCTGGCAGAGCGCTCCCCATCAAGAAGGGCACAGTGACATAAAAGGAGCTGCACAATGCAGTGGTGGTACACTGCCAAGGCTTTCATGTTTAGAAGCATATTTCATGTTGCAAAAGGAGAGGAGGGCCAGCATATTCATTTGCTTCTGCCAGGGCAAACACTGCAgcttaatgttttaaaagccaGCCAAAGGAATAAACTTGCATGCAAATTGGCGAACAACATCCATCCACGGCTGTTGGCTCAGCTGTCTCTTCAAATGCTTAACCAGCAAAACAGCAACCCTTCACCCCTCCCTCATGCAATGAAATTCTTGCCCTCCATCCCATGCATCAATAGCCAAGGTTGAGTATTCATAGCAGGGCCAAAAAGCTTCTGTGACCCACAGTTTAATTGGTTTGTGAGACTAATTACTCTCAACATTGCCTCTTCCAGTCTTCAATAGTCACAGCTTGTTCAGAATGCAAGAAATATTCCAGAAGGCTTCCCTACCCTCTCCATATAAAGGCTTTATATTACTACAATCtagcagacaagaaaaaagtCTCAACAGGTAAAATGCCAAGCTTATTGAAGTGCTCCGTTACCTGCAGACTGCCAAAAGCTTCTGGCAAGATGGAAGACAGAGCGTCACAGGCACTCGTCTGAAGAGTTGCATGTTGAGAATTCTGCAGAGCACCAGGTAAAGGGCCATTTAACATCATAGTCCAGAAAGTGACAACCTGCAGAAGAAGCAGACAGGTTTACCTGTTAAAACTCAGCAATTATGCCTAAGTTCTGTAATAGTTTGTCTTTTTCCACAATCATTTAGAAGACATACAGCAGGTAGCAAAATCCCACGTGAAAGTGATTACAACTGTTTGGAACCCTAAAATAATTAACATCCTGAATAAagtatttaagatattttagtACTGCTATAAAGTACTTATTGGCTGAGTTGTGTTTGTTCCTTCTCAAGGGGTACGCCCATTTATATTGCATTAAGCAGAAGTACGATTCCATTCTTGAAACCACAAAGCTGGGTATTTTCATTTACCTGACAATCTCCATTCACAACAAGTGAGGAAAACCACTAGTACTGGAGACGTTTCCCAGCTTGCAGGGTCTCTGGTGACAAGCTTAGGCTTTAGTATActctaaataacattttaaaattaccttCTGTTCACAGAACGCCATAACGCTAGACGTCTACATCTAGGTTTTATGTAGCAGTAATGACACATGCAAAGCTTGTACTGGTTTTCCAGCTTCCTGACTTACATCAGGCAGGAAGAAGTGGGATGAGGCAAGGTAGAGGCATTGTTAATACCACGTAAAAAGATCACTTGCCTACAGtctaaaataaatgccaaaataATGGAGGAAGCCTACAGAAATCGTACATACCAGTGCCTACAAAGCTGCAGGTATTTACTcctgttctgctttcctgtaaTTGATTTGTTCCCATGCCAGTAACTTTGCAGGGAATTCAAGAAAGGAAGCTCTGAGTGCAATCTCAGAGCGAGCCCACACACTTACCATGCTGACCGGTACTCTCTGATCAGGGGCAACAGCTGAATCAGGTTTGTACTGCTGTACTATACCTGTGCCCAGCTCCTCCAGAAGCTGCAAGGAGACAGAAAGCAGCTAGATCTTCATCAAGGATGACTCAAGTACCACAGAACTACACTAACCTTTACCTAGGACTATACTTATTTACCCAAGGAACAAAAATATGAGATCCAGTATTAATTTGGACTCTATTCTGTCCCTGCTAGTGAGGAAATTAGATGAAAAGCCTTTCTTACATAAAGTCCCCAGCTAAAGCAGCATAACAAATCGCTCGGCAAAGACAAAATCTTTAAGATTTCCTTTGGGTAACAGGCCAAACATCCGTTAAGAATTCAAGACTAGAAGTAGAAGGTGCACTTCCCCAAGTGGCAGGGTGCTGCATTTCCGAAGAGCTACAGCAGGCACCAGCTCATTACAAAGTGCTGCTACGTGAAAAATACAGACTCTGAACATTCAGCATTACTCATCTGTACTTGCAAAGCACACCGAATGGCAAAAATGCCTTGGTAAAATAATATTGGTGTTTCCTCACACTCTTACTTTGGCTCCATGAAGCTGAATGGATGGATCCACTTCTTCCATGCATTTGCAAGCAACTTCTCCAAGTTCTAGCAAATAGGTCTGAGCCACAGAGAAATACCCTTTTACAAGAAGAGCCAATACCTAAATACAACCAAAAGATATACTcaattcagcattttttccttctattaaaCCAAACTACCTGAAACACAGACAGCATGTTAACAGACAAACCAACACAGCAACCATATACTGAAGTCTAATGTAACAGATACACCTTACAGCACAACTTCTAGAAGAGTAGAGCTAATTAAAAACCTTCTGACTCCATTATCTGGTTCAAAAAAGAGCCACAAAAGCACTATTGGGTAGCAACACAATGAATTATTTACCGTAAGTTAAATGAGGTCTCCTGTAGCgaagaaaataagcaagagTGTCTGTAAGAGTAATACATTCTGCATCCCCTGCAATACTGCTGCTGTGTTCTGCGAAGCTGGATTTAACAAATATCCGTTGTTCCAGAAAAAGTATGAGACCCTTGGGATGCACACTACAAAATATCGTTTTCTGTGgttatgtgaagaaaaacagggCCAAGCCTCAACGTTCACAGGTGGTACTTTAGCCATGCAGCATCACCCTGCAGCTCTTTCCACTGTTTGTCAACTGCAAGGTTTCCAACACCACCACCCCGACTCCCCCCCCTGTTTTCTAGCAAACCTTTAATTTAGATTCTGTACAGAGGAGTTTGCATGGGAGAAAACTCACAGCTTTCACCAGATGTCAGCACTTAAAgccaaataatatttaaaaataataaaggtacCAAAAATCAGACAGAAGAACTCACTGCTGTAGCGTTACTCTGGGAGGGCTTTGCTGTGGCCACAGGCATAGAATCAAAACGCTACTGCTCCTTCAGCCACAACAGAGCAGAAATGCTGCTCTAGCAAATGCTTTCACCTGATCTCACTGAGCGAGCTAAAAACAAAGGCAACCCATGAGACTCGGCTGATGTGAGGCAATTTGATATTGTACCAAGCTGTTCATTTTACAAGCTAACTGTTCATCATCACCTGCAAGGCTTCCAGTCGAACAGGAGATGGTTCATAAACGCTCCCAGATGGGAAGTTAGCATCGCTGTCAGAACAGGAATCCTCCCTGGGCAGAACAACGATGGAAATACAGAGACGAATAAGCCAGCATGGTTCTGAGGACGCACATCCCACTGGATTATCTGGAGACTCCCCTTCCAAGGGGAGGGCTTTTCTCCACTGCTCAGAAGAATTAAAACGATGAGGGGTTCCACTGCCACTACTGTTTAGCCCTGAAGAACTGGGCTGTTGCAAAAGTAACTGCACCTCTGGTAAAGGTGCTTGGGCTGATACTATAGCCCCTAATAACGTGAGGCTAGAAACTCGGACATTAACATCTGCAAGAAAGAACAGGGAGAGGAACAGAAAGGCAGCCCATTAGCATCTCACTGatacctctgtttttttttcagacactttCAAATGAGACAAATCATAACACACAATTTGACGGTGCTACCTCTAGTTGTGTATTTATAATATTGCACAATAACCAATATTGAATTAAGGAGTAACATGCAAAGAGACTCCAGATATACAGAACAAACCTTTATGACAAATGTATGGCTTTATCTGGTTCCAGACTCTTGTCAGCAACCCAGGATTTAAACGGCTGTATGGTGCATTTGAAACCAAATTTGCAAGgcactgaaacacaaaaaaaaaaaaaacatacatggAGCAGTGGTTACGTCAGCCTGGCCTCCAAAACATTTGTTCTTACATTTGCAATTTAGGCCATTTAGACGGCTAAGTATCTGAGAGCACCCGAAAAAAGTGACCCAGTTAGCTGCTCTTTGAAAACTGGTTACAAACTTGGCTCCTACAGCAAGTATTTAAGTACTGTGACCTGGCATAAAGACCAAGAAACTTCAATAGCCCACGGAAAACTTCTGTTTCTTAAGATGGTGGTTTGGATTCAAGTCTCAAAGGCAGGGTAAGTCTTCATAATAATTTCATAAGCTCATTCACCTCAAAAAAAGAATacatgaaagaaatgcagaacaagAGAACTGcactgaagagaaaagagacCCTAGGCCTCTGTAGAAAGACTCAGTCATTGAAGCTCTGTGATACGATGACAGTATTTGCCCCTCTTCCCCCGTGGTCCTCAACAGCTACAAGAACTTCTGTGCCACctttattccaaaaaaaaaaaaaatctagagacCAGTATCAGCTCTTGGGTAGCACTTGAAATGCTGACAGTGCAATTACCTTGATGATTTGCGTTAGTGTCTGAAAAGATGACTCTGCcaccagggccagcagcaggcagcggtGCAGCTCCCGGATGCTAGAAGCAATAGTTACAGAAAAGGGTGTAAAAGCTCTCTTGTGATCATTAGCATCttcagcaacagaaagaaactgCTTCGAACCTTCCAGAATGGCTGACAGAACTTGAAGAGAACAGGCACGTGtctgaaaagataaaacatttttgttagcCACAGCAGATCTTctgagaaaatgcaattttctcaTAGGTCTTCTGGAATGATCATCTCAAGCACAAGATGAGTATCACATTTTTACTATGTAAGATTAGTAACTGAAGAttaatacttgaaaaatacaaTGCTTCATCTACTCAAAACTGTCTAACCTTTGGAGAAGGGTCCTTTAAAGCAATAGTCATCAAGGACACTGACTGGGGGCTGCCAATGCCAGGTGCATCAGGAACAAACGCTGACCAGTAGCCATAAAGAACTcttttttctattgattttataGTAgagaggaaacaagctagagcaCCTTGACGAACTTTGGCTTGAtaagaccttaaaaaaaataaacaaaaagattaaTGGAATAGCAGCAGTGAGAAGGAATGGACTTAACCTCTTTCATGTTAGTGGATAGCTGTGAGAGCAGTAAGTGAAGTATTTTAGACCAAAACAGGGAACAGAAAGGACAAGTTTACTTTCAAGCCTATATTAATTACTgccttccatttttcttgtaCCACAACATAAatggaaaagtgattttttcaacagttttgATTAAGAACAAAGTACTCAATCCTCTGAGAGGAAGTCTACACACATGTAAAATTGGTACTAGATCTACAGGAACAAAAGGGCTGATTTAATGTGATAAACATAAATTGTTATGAAAACAGCACTACTTGCTACTATGTTTTATGATTACATGAACAACAATAACCTCATTTTGCTCTGTATTCCACCTTCAGCATCAGAATATTCTGATTCACTGCTGCTGATTCTCTTCCAGCTAGTACAGTGTGAAGATAAGTGATCCTTTCCAGCAGGCACACATGCAGCATCTGATGCACAAGTCTGAGGATCTGAACAAGGACTGTTCTGTGCATCCCCCAAGCGCAGTTTCAGCATGTCAGCTCCACGGATCGATTCGTTTCCTGCATCACGCaaatcttctcttccttcttccgcaaactctcctttcttttgtttccctttggACTTTTTTCTTCggttctgtttaaaaaaaaaaatagattttaaaaaaattattgaagTAGCATCTATAAAGATGTGCAAACGTTTCATAGTGGTAAATCTTTTACTAGGAGAAAAGATCtcctctgaaaacaaagctaatTGTTAATCCAGACGAAAGCAGAGTTCAATATAATAAATCATGCCCTTTGTATAAGTGCATCAACACATAACAGTTTTAGTTTCTAAACATGTTTAGATTAAATTTAGTTTAACTCTGAGTTATCACAGCTACTTAGCATCTTCAGTGCAGCAATACTGCATGTATAAATGCAAGAAAACGTATATACAatattagaatagaatagaatagaatatcctgagttggaagggacccttaaggatcatcaagtccttATTGtacatatcaaaaaaaaaatcacaccatcAATATCAGAAATTGCAAATTCTGCCAATTAATAACAACAGTAGGATCAATATACTAACATCCTAGTGTAAGGAAACAGCTTATATCTGAATACCCTCAAAAATTAAACTTTGGCTTCTttatcagtaaaaacaaaatattttcaacataaaatttttatttaaaaaacattttgcacagaaattaataaacaCAGCCAGTGCTTTTGCAGTTCTTTTGGCTTTATAGTAGTTATTTAGCATCTATAAAGAAACAGGTCCACATGACTACCTAACTTTGGATTACCAATTATCTGAAAGacattacagggaaaaaaagatttacaggGTTAAATAATAACCTGTGTAAGAATTAAGCAGAACAgccagagaggagaggaaaagcagaaaaaaataaagaaaatcagtcCCTAAGTATCAGCCTCTAGGTGAACTTGACTTCCcttagaaaaagggaaaatgactGTGAgatgttaggggaaaaaatgcaatttataaaataaaaaactttggCTAGTCTGCAAGCATCAATTCCATGTCTGCAGGCCAAGAATTCTTGGCTACAGACGAATAGCTGATGCACACAGCTTAAGTCAAGAAAACCAGTCTCTGCAGAGCCATTTGTTCTTGTCACCCGAGTtcacaaagcaattttattcAGCGCAGAGATTTATAACCAATATCTTTAaaccaaagcaacaacaacaaaaaaagtatcaCGTGCCCAAAATGCAAGGAGACCGTTAGCCACTAATACCATATCAGGTATTTGTAACGTCCATACAACCTCAAACATGCACACGAGTACGCAGGAGAATCAGCATGATTTCAGTTTACCCCTGCTGTCTTGGAGGTAGCTGGCTCTGGCTGTTCCTGCTTGACAGGTGACCTTTTGTCATACTGAGGTAACGGCGCTGGGTACAAGGCTGCAGGCACTTCTATGCTCAGTCCCGGCAGGCCGTGAAACATACACTTCTGGAAGAGTAACAGAAATGTTAGCGTTCTTTTCCTTTTCGATGCACAAAGATTTGCTGTGTATTTCCCCAGGTGTTCATCACTTTTCCCTTTGGCTTGTGATCCTCCCTCCAcatcctgcctctccccaggcTATGTAACAGCTATCTGCAGAAGGACTTTAGGTCCAGAAAAGCAGGCCTCCCATCTTTCTCTCACATTCTGATGTAGGAACTGCAGTTAAGATGCTGTGAGAGAAACACGATACgtttttctttatatctcaCACTACATCTTTCCCCCACACTCAGGCTTCCCTGCTCCCTCTTTCTCATCTTCCCATACTGTTTGTACTCAACGGGTAACTGGAAGGTGCACTTCCCAGTGTCTGTTTCAGTATTTACCTTTAATACTGCAAGAAGAGATCCAAGCTGGTCAGCTTGCGTTAGTTTCATCTTCCCACCGTTCAGAAGTGATTGGATACCTTTCAGTGCATTCTGTagcaactgaaagcaaaaaccACACAACGTCTTACTTTGCCTCCCCTAAACACTGAAGGTTCACATCTCTCAAGTGACCTTCTACGCAGTTAAAGCTTTGCTCAACATAGTTACTTTGACAGTTATTTATAATAGCctattaaagcaaaacaacaaaaaagtctaTTTAAGCAAAATCTCAGTTGAAAACATTCCAAATTTCATGTATTCCAAATTCCAGTATTCCAGCAGCACAATTTCCTAATTAGAGCATCCTAGACTCACACTTACCACACAAAAGGTGATGTCATCCATATCAGAGGTTTTTGAAGACTGCAGAACACTTAGGAAAGTTTGAAAGCAGACACTTCGGTAGGACTCATCCAAGTATGGCTGTCCAGGcacactaaaataaaagcaagagacAAATCATTGCTTATAATCCGTCTCTTGACTCTGTGTAGGAAGGGAGGGAAATTGCATCACTAATCTTTGCTGCCCTAAGtaccataaaataaaagttggcCATTGCTGCAGTAGCTTCAGGGTCATTAAGCAAATTCCTTTCTAATGGATTCCTAAGCATCTGTTTCCAAAACTTTTAGTTACTTCAAGCCACCAAAGCACATTTGATAACATTCAGAGGATGGCCCTAATATTGCAAGAGATTCTCCTGAAAttcaaatcacagaatagtttgagGTTGGAAAGTACCTCTGTGGATCAGCTACTCCAAGCCCCTTGCCCACAGCACAGCCGATGGCAGCAGGCTGCCCGGGACTGCGTCCATTCACGTTCTGAGCACCTCCAAGGACAGAGGTCTCACGACCTCCCAGCAGTTACCACAGGACCAgacaaaacactttcttttcttccctaaacATGTCCCACAATAACACTATTTCCAGAAGTCTGAGAGTTCATGGTTTTATCCACAAATGACACAATAGCTTGGAGCACTAATGTTTTAGACTTCAAGTTTAAGCATACACAGCCTACAGGTCCCACATTCGCTGTTCCTAGTGCAGACAGAGCAAACCAGCAGCCCGTGCTGTCAGATGTACATCTTCTAAGGCAGCTGCTCCACCACCTGCAAAGGTTGGTACGCACCTGAGACACAGGTTTGCCATGCTGTGTAGTGCTGCCGTCCTGAGCTCCATGTTGGGCTGAGCAGAATCACTGAACTGCACCAGGAGTCCTGTCTTGCCCAGCAAATCCGGGAGATACTGAAACAAACCAGCAAAAGTCACTAGGGGTCAATGCTCTTCCCTCAGCCCGATGGCTCTTTTGTTTGGCAGGTAAATACATCcatgctacaaaaaaaaagatatgccAGCTGCAATTTCAAATTCCACAGACAGATTATGTTTACCAAAATGACCAGATAACGTGCGTTTCCAAAGCTCTCCtattttgtacttaaaaaaGTACTGAGCGTGAGCATAGCTCAGGCTGAGTCACAATTTATGCCTTCTTCCCAGACATAAAGCTAAGTTAGCAACAACTGCTGTACCAAACTGCTGCAGTTTTCCAGGCTACAAACCCACGCAAGCTGGCAGCTACAACACTGCTAGCATCACTACCCTGTGCTCCAGACAAACAGCAGAAACCGCTCTGCAAACTGCCAAGAGCTGGTGATAGCAAGAGAATTCAACATATCAACCACTATCAGTCACGCCGCTGCCACAAGGAGCTTCGTGCAAGGCCAGGACTGATACTAGAGAGCCTCAGCTTTGAGGTGGCTTTGAACCCATCGCACACCAAAGACCTGATCCAGCTGCGGGATAAATTTCCGGACCCTCAATGGAGCCTGCTGAGTAACAAGCAATTCAAAGCTCCCCACATTCTTCCTGCCTGACACACAGACAAACCAGGGTGCTTAGTCTGCAGACTGAGCCTGCTGCCCTTCTTTCACAGTGTGCCTTTGGCTCAAGCCAGATGCTAGATGGTCCCtacagctgcagcctgcaggtaCAGCATCATTCAGCTTGGGAAGAATCTTGTCATCTACTGATTGTTACAATACACACATAACACACCTGAAATTCAACTTTTCCACAGGTAACAGGCAGGATTTAAATGGAGTCTAATATTAAGCTAAAAGGTACAGTGGTTTGAGAACATGATACATTTTCTATTAACCTCCCCTGCTCTCcgagagaaaaaaagaagaaacagcgGAGGTTGCAAGTTTTTCTTGGTTAGTTTCTCCTATTTTGTAAACCTACCTTCTGACATTTAGGTCCATTATTGTAAACAAGAGCTCCTAAAGCTTGCAGAATTTCTACATGTGTCCAAGAGCTGCACTGCTTAAGAGCAGAGATGCAGTAGGAGATAAGAAAATTCAAGTTCTGTTCATCAAATGTCACCTGTCATAACAGAAAAGGATTACGGTGAAGAAAAATAGATCATTCAGTAGTGTTAAGATCAATGTATCTACCCTCCTCGTGGGTACAGACTCGTGTAATCTGGCTGTTAAAATTACACATCATCACAGAATCAGGCTACAGTTAAGAAAAGGACAAATTCACACAAATGTCTTATAACCAAGGGTACTCTCCATGGAGTATTAGTTATGACCGGGAGATATTTTTACACGAGGAAGCCGTCAGCCATGCTAGAGCCACAGATGAGAACCTCTGCTAAGAGGTAAAGGACCGACAGAGCAAAAATCCAAGTGAATTTGCATGGAAGCCATCTCCATAGCcccataaaagaaagaaaaggcctCTCTGGCTTactgctggtggcagggaggtAGCACAGGGGGAACAGAGGCACAGCCAAACTTTCCGTACCTGAAATCTGTTAAGTAAGTGATAGATGAGCTGACAGACTTTGCTGACGAGATGCGCCTGATCGAGGTGAACCAGCTGGCAGGCTTGGACGAGCAAAACACAGACAtcctggaaaagaaagcatCGGTTTATTAATTAGAGACGACAAACCTGGGGTGGAAACCACATCACCAGCTAAGGCTTTGATCTCATGGTCAGCATAACACCACCATCGATAATACGTGGGTAACTAACGAGACACCTGGGAGCCTTCCCTTTCCCTCGCTCATCACCTAAACGCCAGCGCCGCTCAAACAGCAAACAGTACGGCAAAACCAAGGCCAGCAACGATGGCCaaacccaaaataaaacaaacaaacaacaacaacaacaaaaaaaaaaaaaaaacacagggaagcTCAGAGACGACCCGCGCCTCCCACGCGTGGGGTGCCCCCAGCGCAGCGCCCCGGTACCTGCGGGCTGGGCCCGGCCGCCGCGGCGGGCCCGCAGCTCTCGGAGATGAGCTGGTCGAACAGCAGGTGCAGCTCGGTGCGGCGGCCGCCCGCGGGCAGCTCGGAGCCGGGCTGAAGGCGGAGGGCACCCAGCCGCGACAGGCAGCGCCGGAACGAGCCGCCCGGCTCCGGCCCCGCCATCTTGTGCCCTCCCCGTAGCGGCGTTATGGCAACGCCGGGCCCTTCCGGGGCGCCTatggcggccgggccgggcggggagggatggagggaggggaggccgcaaaatggcggcggcgggaggagcgcggcggcgggcggcgggaggcggcctCTGAGGGCAGCGCGGGGCGGCAGGGGGCACTGCCCGCCCGCGGCCGGCCCGGAGCGATAGGGACGGGGCTGTCCCGGAGGGGGGTGTCCGCGTTTTGTGCCGGCAGAACCACGCGTTAATGTCGTTATCGCGTGTTCATGTCGCGACAGGGCGACTCGACGGAGCTCCCGGTCCAGCCGTGGCCCTGCGGGGAGCCGCTCGCTGCTGCCAAGTGCTCCGGGAGGCAGAGGGATGACAAGCAGCCCGTGGGCACCTTCGCCACGGTGGAGCCTCCGTCAGGGGGTCTTCCCCGAGTGGTTTTGGGGCGAAAATGGGCGAAATTGGGGCTCGTGCCAGGCAGCGAGCGCTGCCGGGAGGCGCTCCCTCATGCACGCAgccgggtgctgctgggctcggCAGAGCCGCTGTGGGTCTGGCATTTCAAAGCCAGGAATGTCAGCATTGCCTTGCAGCAAACGTCTACCAAGCCCACGCTCGGGGACcgtttttggttttgttccttttgtcaccgttttattttgtgatttataATGTCGAAAGCTTCTTAATGCGTATTTAAAGCTCGTCC is a window encoding:
- the HEATR6 gene encoding HEAT repeat-containing protein 6 isoform X1, which gives rise to MAGPEPGGSFRRCLSRLGALRLQPGSELPAGGRRTELHLLFDQLISESCGPAAAAGPSPQDVCVLLVQACQLVHLDQAHLVSKVCQLIYHLLNRFQVTFDEQNLNFLISYCISALKQCSSWTHVEILQALGALVYNNGPKCQKYLPDLLGKTGLLVQFSDSAQPNMELRTAALHSMANLCLSVPGQPYLDESYRSVCFQTFLSVLQSSKTSDMDDITFCVLLQNALKGIQSLLNGGKMKLTQADQLGSLLAVLKKCMFHGLPGLSIEVPAALYPAPLPQYDKRSPVKQEQPEPATSKTAGNRRKKSKGKQKKGEFAEEGREDLRDAGNESIRGADMLKLRLGDAQNSPCSDPQTCASDAACVPAGKDHLSSHCTSWKRISSSESEYSDAEGGIQSKMRSYQAKVRQGALACFLSTIKSIEKRVLYGYWSAFVPDAPGIGSPQSVSLMTIALKDPSPKTRACSLQVLSAILEGSKQFLSVAEDANDHKRAFTPFSVTIASSIRELHRCLLLALVAESSFQTLTQIIKCLANLVSNAPYSRLNPGLLTRVWNQIKPYICHKDVNVRVSSLTLLGAIVSAQAPLPEVQLLLQQPSSSGLNSSGSGTPHRFNSSEQWRKALPLEGESPDNPVGCASSEPCWLIRLCISIVVLPREDSCSDSDANFPSGSVYEPSPVRLEALQVLALLVKGYFSVAQTYLLELGEVACKCMEEVDPSIQLHGAKLLEELGTGIVQQYKPDSAVAPDQRVPVSMVVTFWTMMLNGPLPGALQNSQHATLQTSACDALSSILPEAFGSLQNDHQILCITLLLGLNHSETPLVKAAAARALGVYILFSCLRQDVMFVADTANAILNSLHDKSPNVRAKAAWSLGNLTDTLIVNMETMGQSFQEEFSDLLLLKMLRSATEASKDKDKVKSNAVRALGNLLHFLQPYHVANPRFREAIEESLQALISTVLSEATMKVRWNACYALGNVFKNTALPLGEAPWTTQAYNALSLVVKSCKNFKIRIKSAMALSIPSKRECYGPTEQFCQIWDALVEALQKSEDTEDFLEFKYSASLRTQICQALLHLLSLAKSTDLPLIWRTITENGDAIKSYVLQYMKSGVEENEAGTHTDLCEKERKLKRAIEHLSGLEKQMEGKAGRRVCVYLEGILTNHASATELTKT